In a genomic window of Corynebacterium choanae:
- a CDS encoding HAD hydrolase-like protein, translating to MALLLFDVDGTLIDSFPGIRQSLLAALADVGGPTPDEDFLAGIAGPPMEHTLRRLGLSEQQVAAGLDAYLHHYGKVGVHNATPYPGMLDLLRHLKAQGHLLVTATSKGERFARESLERFEMLELFTIVGAAEENGARRSKAAVISYVLDQLGSTLEVIPQSAAAPGAPQAQVRAPMPLLMIGDREHDIAGAAEFGIDTAAVTWGYGNADEWAQARYTAANPSELEQIIGNLE from the coding sequence GTGGCTTTGTTGTTATTTGATGTTGACGGCACGTTAATTGATTCGTTCCCAGGTATCCGCCAGTCGCTGTTGGCGGCGTTAGCTGATGTTGGCGGCCCGACACCGGATGAGGATTTCCTAGCCGGCATCGCCGGCCCGCCAATGGAGCACACGTTGCGCCGTCTCGGGCTTTCCGAGCAGCAGGTCGCGGCCGGACTGGACGCCTATTTGCACCATTACGGCAAGGTTGGGGTGCATAACGCGACACCGTATCCTGGAATGCTTGATTTGTTGCGCCACCTTAAAGCTCAAGGGCACCTGCTGGTCACAGCCACCAGTAAAGGGGAACGGTTTGCGCGAGAATCGTTGGAACGCTTTGAGATGCTTGAGCTTTTCACCATTGTTGGTGCCGCTGAAGAAAACGGTGCCCGGCGGAGTAAAGCTGCGGTTATCAGCTATGTGCTTGACCAACTTGGTTCTACACTAGAGGTGATTCCGCAATCCGCTGCTGCACCTGGTGCGCCTCAAGCACAGGTTCGTGCACCGATGCCGTTGTTAATGATCGGCGACCGGGAACACGATATTGCCGGCGCTGCCGAGTTCGGGATTGACACTGCGGCGGTGACGTGGGGTTACGGTAATGCAGACGAGTGGGCGCAGGCGCGCTATACCGCCGCGAATCCTTCCGAGTTGGAGCAGATCATTGGAAACCTCGAATAA
- a CDS encoding SURF1 family protein, protein MARPQSSSSAGLRSFFSPGWLITIALVMGFMWVAFTVLAPWQLGKNEVRSQRNERITTAVAQDPVALATVTAADGSLPPTADWTKVTLHGKYQPSAEALLRMQLINDTPSLQALTVFHTDSGETLLINRGFVAADQAQRTPPITPAPEGEVTLVGFARVAEEASDKPVALVDGVPQPLTINPQQIGEILNADLADMYVQLAADQPGVLHPIPLPRLESGPYLSYGIQWIAFGILAPLGLIYFIAAEMRERRREQAERAALADSNNDLAAPTPAPSSPETAHTAPAADQTPTSKNSKQHRTDSGGHDRPQHPATRPRRATYTVDAAHATDLWRDEDDERF, encoded by the coding sequence ATGGCTCGCCCCCAATCTTCGTCCTCAGCTGGTTTGCGCTCGTTTTTCTCCCCCGGATGGCTCATCACCATCGCTCTGGTGATGGGATTTATGTGGGTGGCGTTTACGGTGCTTGCCCCCTGGCAATTAGGCAAGAACGAGGTACGTTCGCAGCGCAATGAACGTATCACCACTGCGGTGGCACAAGATCCTGTTGCGTTAGCGACAGTAACCGCCGCCGACGGATCGCTCCCGCCGACAGCTGATTGGACAAAAGTCACCCTGCACGGCAAGTATCAGCCCAGCGCGGAAGCACTGTTGCGAATGCAGCTGATCAACGACACCCCGTCCCTGCAGGCGTTGACGGTGTTCCACACTGACAGTGGCGAAACACTGTTAATAAACCGGGGATTCGTGGCAGCCGATCAGGCACAACGCACCCCACCGATCACTCCCGCGCCGGAGGGCGAAGTTACTCTGGTCGGGTTTGCCCGAGTGGCGGAAGAAGCTAGCGACAAACCCGTCGCGTTGGTTGACGGGGTGCCGCAGCCGCTGACTATCAACCCGCAGCAGATCGGCGAAATCCTCAACGCGGACCTTGCAGACATGTATGTGCAGCTGGCTGCTGACCAGCCTGGGGTACTTCATCCAATCCCGCTACCGCGCCTCGAGTCGGGTCCCTATTTGTCCTATGGCATTCAGTGGATTGCCTTCGGTATTTTGGCTCCCCTCGGATTGATCTATTTCATCGCCGCCGAGATGCGGGAACGCCGCCGCGAACAAGCTGAACGCGCCGCGCTTGCCGATAGCAACAATGATCTGGCAGCACCCACCCCGGCACCGTCTAGCCCTGAAACGGCTCACACGGCGCCGGCAGCTGATCAGACACCCACGTCAAAAAATTCCAAACAGCACCGCACCGATTCCGGTGGGCACGATAGGCCGCAGCACCCCGCCACCCGGCCGCGCCGCGCCACCTACACCGTTGATGCTGCACACGCGACTGATTTATGGCGAGATGAAGACGACGAACGATTTTAA
- a CDS encoding C4-type zinc ribbon domain-containing protein has translation MQLPRHQQRLLIEIASAYTAIARLTDPESSPAKQELNKLIAERAARSEAAAGGSLDAEFSASQVARLETDLMNLRRRLQANERTLQSSTDERVRKDAHHDLQSTKRLIAEHQDKLQTAQAALEAQQQQGGSAAEKAELAAKIAAAKTRWKEEKQQLDSKRQEAEAHLEGLLDTLPAQDADELRAQQKVTGVCAVAFTTRTCFGCHMLLSPAEISAIKQVPADEVARCPQCGTFLVRD, from the coding sequence GTGCAGCTTCCCCGCCATCAACAGCGTCTTCTCATCGAGATTGCCAGCGCCTACACTGCGATTGCTCGGTTGACAGACCCCGAGTCAAGCCCTGCAAAGCAGGAACTCAACAAGCTGATCGCCGAACGGGCCGCCCGCAGTGAAGCTGCCGCCGGTGGCAGTCTTGACGCAGAGTTTTCCGCCTCCCAAGTCGCACGGCTTGAAACCGATCTCATGAATTTGCGGCGTCGCCTGCAAGCCAATGAACGCACGCTGCAGTCCAGCACTGATGAGCGTGTCCGTAAAGATGCCCATCACGATCTACAATCCACGAAACGTCTTATTGCAGAGCATCAAGACAAGCTGCAGACTGCGCAGGCAGCCTTGGAGGCTCAACAACAGCAAGGCGGATCTGCTGCTGAAAAAGCAGAGCTGGCGGCGAAAATTGCGGCTGCAAAAACACGGTGGAAGGAAGAAAAACAGCAGCTTGACAGTAAACGGCAAGAAGCTGAAGCACATCTGGAAGGCTTGCTTGACACCCTGCCTGCACAGGATGCCGACGAGTTGCGAGCGCAGCAAAAAGTGACCGGTGTATGCGCGGTAGCGTTTACCACGCGCACCTGTTTTGGCTGCCACATGCTGCTTTCCCCCGCGGAGATTTCCGCTATCAAGCAGGTGCCAGCCGACGAGGTTGCACGCTGTCCACAGTGCGGCACCTTCCTGGTGCGGGACTAG
- a CDS encoding CobD/CbiB family cobalamin biosynthesis protein produces MKGRKWLQRAAGISAGVIADSWFGDPQRGHPVALLGRGISAAERVLYADRVDAGVALVAVSVIPPTLVCWKIAQRFPVVSLAAVTWASLGGTTLAKVGEALATALSAGDVEQARTWIPWLCSRDPAALDASGMARAGVESLAENTCDAAIAPLVAAVVGGAPLVVAHRVINTLDAMVGYRNARYERFGKAAAKLDDLAAFVPARINAATHVLLASVADPARGREAIRAWKEDAPAHPSPNAGPVEATAAAALGVSLGGTTTYAWGTEQRPQMGRGDAVTVATLPAAVQLTRRTSLTVATVAVIGLLAVALCQELTSSDD; encoded by the coding sequence GTGAAGGGCAGGAAGTGGCTACAGCGGGCGGCAGGAATCAGTGCGGGGGTGATTGCCGATTCTTGGTTTGGCGATCCTCAGCGGGGGCATCCAGTGGCGTTGCTTGGACGGGGTATTAGTGCCGCGGAGAGGGTGCTCTACGCAGACCGGGTTGATGCGGGTGTAGCGCTTGTCGCAGTGTCTGTGATTCCGCCCACGCTGGTGTGCTGGAAGATTGCGCAACGTTTCCCCGTTGTTTCGCTGGCAGCAGTGACTTGGGCGTCGTTGGGGGGTACGACGTTGGCGAAGGTGGGAGAAGCGTTAGCCACCGCACTGTCTGCGGGTGATGTCGAGCAAGCCCGAACCTGGATTCCTTGGTTGTGTTCCCGGGATCCGGCAGCGTTAGATGCGTCTGGTATGGCTCGGGCAGGGGTGGAATCGTTAGCAGAAAACACCTGTGATGCAGCCATTGCGCCGCTGGTTGCTGCTGTAGTTGGCGGTGCGCCGCTGGTGGTTGCCCACCGGGTGATCAACACGTTGGATGCAATGGTGGGCTACCGCAATGCACGCTATGAACGCTTTGGAAAGGCGGCGGCAAAGCTTGATGATCTGGCCGCCTTCGTGCCGGCGCGGATTAACGCTGCCACCCATGTGTTGCTGGCTTCAGTGGCCGACCCTGCCCGCGGCCGGGAAGCGATCCGGGCATGGAAAGAGGACGCTCCGGCGCATCCTTCACCGAACGCCGGCCCGGTTGAGGCAACAGCCGCAGCCGCTCTTGGTGTCAGCCTAGGCGGCACGACCACCTACGCGTGGGGAACCGAACAGCGACCCCAGATGGGTCGTGGTGATGCGGTAACAGTGGCTACGTTGCCTGCAGCAGTACAGTTAACCCGGCGTACTTCGCTGACGGTGGCGACAGTTGCTGTGATAGGGCTGCTAGCTGTGGCGCTGTGTCAGGAACTCACGTCGAGCGATGATTAA
- a CDS encoding bifunctional RNase H/acid phosphatase, with the protein MKVIIHADGGSRGNPGPAGAGSVLSTSAGDTLVAIAQYVGKATNNVAEYQGLINALTAAAHMQATEVACFLDSKLVVEQMSGRWKVKNPTMQQYHALAQQLVKHFAKATFRWIPRNENATADRLANIAMDQSRAAARTGGFVMLDDDEQAPGGQHYVQLLIDQVPVPTAGASHTRRVSKKAASHQGSARPAAEDTKKNGAARPDSDELSLFDDFTKTAQPARGQNTAAAAQADAAKADNGDGNSAVSEPAPQEVMAPLGDTADATESSTDTGHAPVMQPVTLLLCRHGETVHTQQGRYSGGGSDPDLTERGVMQAHLVAARLLADTATGWRWTSIDQIWSSPLRRAQHTAQVVAQALGVAKLSTTAALAEMDFGSFDGKTFAEAQQLDAVAHNAMMQDPTAPCPAGESVADVQERVDAFIDSLAQAEPGSTFVLVSHVGPLKAIVRRALSMPLTAGTALLIDPASVSVVQLYADGPASVLVVNDTAHLR; encoded by the coding sequence ATGAAAGTTATTATTCATGCTGACGGTGGTTCCCGGGGCAATCCCGGGCCTGCCGGGGCAGGATCAGTACTTTCCACCAGTGCTGGGGATACGCTGGTGGCCATTGCCCAATATGTGGGCAAAGCGACCAATAATGTCGCCGAATATCAGGGATTGATTAATGCGCTGACTGCTGCAGCGCATATGCAAGCCACCGAGGTGGCATGTTTCCTGGATTCGAAACTTGTGGTGGAGCAAATGTCTGGCCGGTGGAAGGTGAAAAACCCTACCATGCAGCAATATCACGCTTTGGCACAGCAACTCGTGAAGCATTTTGCAAAGGCAACTTTTCGGTGGATTCCACGCAACGAAAACGCTACAGCTGACAGACTGGCCAACATTGCCATGGATCAATCCCGGGCTGCTGCACGAACCGGCGGGTTTGTGATGTTAGATGATGATGAACAAGCTCCCGGCGGGCAGCATTATGTGCAGCTGTTGATCGATCAGGTTCCGGTTCCCACCGCAGGGGCGAGTCACACGCGACGCGTCTCCAAGAAGGCTGCATCCCATCAAGGATCTGCCCGACCTGCTGCTGAGGATACGAAGAAAAACGGTGCTGCCAGACCAGATTCGGATGAACTGAGTTTGTTTGATGACTTTACTAAGACAGCACAGCCAGCTCGGGGGCAAAACACTGCTGCAGCAGCACAGGCGGATGCTGCCAAGGCAGACAATGGTGATGGCAACAGTGCAGTAAGCGAACCTGCTCCACAGGAGGTGATGGCGCCACTTGGGGACACCGCGGATGCGACTGAGAGCAGTACAGATACCGGCCATGCGCCGGTGATGCAGCCTGTTACGCTGCTGTTGTGCCGCCACGGTGAAACGGTGCACACGCAACAGGGGCGCTATTCCGGTGGGGGAAGTGACCCTGATCTCACAGAGCGTGGTGTGATGCAAGCTCATCTCGTGGCCGCCCGGCTCCTTGCCGATACTGCAACTGGGTGGCGGTGGACTTCGATTGATCAGATTTGGTCCTCCCCGCTGCGCCGTGCACAACACACCGCACAGGTGGTGGCGCAGGCTTTAGGTGTCGCGAAGCTCAGCACTACTGCGGCGCTCGCGGAGATGGATTTCGGATCATTCGACGGGAAAACGTTTGCCGAAGCACAGCAGCTGGATGCGGTGGCACACAATGCGATGATGCAGGATCCGACGGCGCCTTGTCCCGCTGGGGAATCGGTAGCTGACGTGCAGGAGCGGGTGGATGCGTTTATCGATTCGTTGGCGCAAGCGGAACCTGGTTCCACCTTTGTGTTGGTCAGTCATGTAGGACCGCTGAAAGCTATTGTGCGGCGGGCATTATCGATGCCCTTAACGGCTGGCACAGCCTTGTTAATTGATCCTGCTTCGGTGAGTGTCGTGCAGTTGTATGCTGATGGTCCTGCCTCGGTGCTGGTGGTCAATGACACAGCCCATTTGCGTTGA
- a CDS encoding low molecular weight protein-tyrosine-phosphatase, translating into METSNNPSTADALLQVVFVCTGNICRSPMGEVIYRDFLEQAGLDSQVAVASCGIGGWHVGQQADERALAELTQAGYDGSAHRAQQLNDTLADADLLVALDAGHVRQLRARGIPQERIRLARSFDPASPPQADVDDPYYGTADDFQQVRQQLEAAMPGLVDWARSWIADASGR; encoded by the coding sequence TTGGAAACCTCGAATAACCCATCGACCGCCGATGCGCTACTGCAGGTGGTGTTTGTTTGTACTGGTAATATTTGCCGCTCCCCCATGGGGGAAGTGATTTATCGGGATTTCCTCGAACAGGCCGGGTTAGACAGCCAGGTTGCGGTGGCATCGTGTGGGATTGGCGGTTGGCATGTTGGCCAGCAGGCCGATGAACGGGCGCTCGCCGAGCTTACCCAGGCCGGTTATGACGGCAGTGCACACCGGGCACAACAGCTCAACGACACACTTGCCGACGCAGACCTGCTGGTGGCACTTGACGCGGGGCATGTTCGCCAACTGCGGGCACGAGGTATTCCACAGGAACGCATCCGGCTGGCCAGGTCATTTGATCCAGCTAGCCCACCGCAAGCCGATGTGGATGATCCCTACTATGGGACAGCCGACGATTTTCAGCAGGTTCGCCAGCAGCTGGAGGCGGCAATGCCTGGTCTGGTGGACTGGGCACGTTCTTGGATTGCTGACGCATCCGGACGGTAA
- a CDS encoding aminotransferase class I/II-fold pyridoxal phosphate-dependent enzyme yields MDIQRARIHGDTMAAGAKLDFAVNVQPITPPWLQQALQAQVGSLAAYPSAAALQEATAQLAACWNLPADHVLLVSGAAEGFHLLGNLAPTRAVTIHPTFTEPDVVFASFGIPTTRVATTGRHTLDEPVIPLSDQPALKPAQPQPLATVVDHHTMVVVGNPTNPTGVLHRRDTLQQLAHSAHYCVVDEAFQDACDDTETLLGDVTSIDGLIVLRSFTKGYGIAGLRLGAMVAAPQILEALTSRRPHWSLGTFQIAAAHAIAEHMHTTGEHNPWHNLASAREDMRAKLVAAGFEDLSPHSVAPYLWMVPPTNDPAGLAQQLAAEARIAVRTCDSFFGVNRPSWRLAVRPAAQVATLIQAVHRCCL; encoded by the coding sequence ATGGATATTCAGCGTGCCCGCATCCACGGCGACACGATGGCCGCCGGCGCCAAGCTTGATTTTGCTGTCAATGTGCAACCCATAACCCCGCCGTGGCTGCAGCAGGCGTTGCAAGCACAGGTTGGTTCGCTGGCTGCCTACCCCAGTGCTGCGGCGCTACAAGAGGCAACAGCCCAGCTTGCTGCCTGCTGGAATCTGCCAGCTGATCATGTGCTGCTGGTCAGTGGTGCTGCAGAAGGTTTTCACCTGCTGGGTAACCTTGCCCCAACCCGGGCAGTGACAATCCATCCCACTTTTACCGAGCCTGATGTGGTATTCGCTAGTTTCGGTATTCCCACCACGCGGGTGGCCACCACTGGCAGGCACACTCTTGACGAGCCAGTGATTCCCCTTTCAGACCAGCCAGCTTTGAAGCCTGCACAACCGCAACCGTTGGCCACAGTGGTGGATCACCACACCATGGTGGTTGTTGGTAACCCAACAAATCCCACCGGGGTGCTGCACCGCCGGGACACCTTGCAACAACTGGCGCACAGCGCTCACTATTGCGTCGTCGACGAAGCCTTCCAAGATGCGTGCGACGACACGGAAACCCTCCTCGGCGATGTCACTTCCATCGACGGTTTGATCGTGCTGCGATCATTTACCAAAGGCTACGGGATTGCTGGACTACGTTTAGGGGCCATGGTGGCTGCCCCGCAAATATTGGAAGCGCTGACCAGTCGCCGTCCCCACTGGTCACTGGGCACCTTCCAGATCGCTGCAGCACACGCAATTGCTGAACATATGCACACCACCGGCGAGCATAACCCCTGGCATAACCTGGCATCGGCGCGGGAAGATATGCGAGCCAAGCTCGTTGCTGCTGGCTTCGAAGATCTCTCACCCCACAGTGTTGCCCCATATCTGTGGATGGTTCCGCCGACGAACGATCCTGCGGGGCTGGCTCAACAACTCGCCGCCGAAGCTCGTATTGCGGTGCGAACCTGCGATTCATTCTTTGGCGTAAACCGCCCCAGTTGGCGCCTTGCGGTGCGCCCCGCAGCACAGGTCGCCACCTTGATCCAAGCAGTACACCGCTGTTGTCTGTAG
- a CDS encoding Nif3-like dinuclear metal center hexameric protein, translating to MTTVGDIRTIMDTAYPPHLAESWDKVGLICGDPAAEVRHVVFALDCTDAVVQAAIDAGAQMIITHHPLLLKSVTSVAADTPKGRVIHRLIQENIALFAAHTNADSARGGVNDVLAETLGLIPGASLSTVGEPHIDRWTVMVPLDAAEAVKQAMFAAGAGSIGTYTDCAFSVVGEGQFTPTEAANPTIGQANVAETVAEQRITMIAPRHARHEIYAAMVKAHPYEVVAHECVTLNNTTPPEEQTGIGRICSLPEPMTFAEFVQQVADRLPTTVWGVRAAGDPAKMVHTVAVASGAGDSFLDQVARSGVDAFVTSDLRHHPVDEYLRAGGPAIIDTAHWASESPWLASAAKLLEENAKVQTTVLDVRTDPWTISAHSQDAQQAQ from the coding sequence ATGACTACTGTCGGCGACATTCGAACCATCATGGATACCGCATATCCGCCCCACTTAGCAGAATCCTGGGATAAAGTTGGCTTGATCTGCGGTGATCCTGCGGCGGAAGTTCGACATGTGGTGTTTGCCCTGGACTGCACCGATGCGGTGGTACAGGCGGCAATCGATGCCGGTGCCCAAATGATCATCACGCACCATCCGTTATTGCTGAAATCTGTGACAAGTGTTGCCGCAGACACCCCGAAAGGGCGGGTGATCCACCGCCTGATCCAGGAAAACATTGCCCTGTTTGCGGCGCATACCAATGCCGATAGTGCCCGGGGTGGTGTAAACGATGTGTTAGCAGAAACACTCGGGTTGATCCCGGGAGCCTCCCTGTCAACAGTGGGAGAGCCCCACATTGATCGGTGGACAGTGATGGTGCCGCTCGATGCTGCTGAAGCAGTCAAGCAGGCCATGTTCGCTGCCGGGGCAGGCAGCATTGGTACCTACACTGACTGTGCTTTTAGCGTGGTCGGGGAAGGACAATTCACCCCAACCGAGGCAGCAAATCCAACTATTGGCCAAGCCAATGTTGCCGAAACCGTGGCAGAACAGCGCATCACGATGATTGCTCCCCGGCATGCCCGGCACGAAATCTATGCGGCAATGGTCAAAGCCCACCCGTATGAGGTAGTGGCACATGAGTGTGTCACCTTGAACAACACCACCCCGCCAGAAGAACAAACCGGTATTGGTCGGATTTGTAGCTTGCCGGAACCGATGACGTTTGCTGAGTTTGTGCAGCAGGTTGCCGACCGGCTGCCGACTACCGTCTGGGGGGTGCGTGCTGCGGGCGACCCTGCGAAGATGGTACACACTGTGGCTGTTGCCTCAGGGGCTGGCGATAGTTTTCTCGACCAGGTTGCGCGCAGCGGGGTAGACGCTTTTGTCACCAGTGACCTGCGGCATCATCCAGTCGATGAATATTTGCGCGCCGGGGGTCCGGCCATTATTGACACAGCCCATTGGGCAAGTGAATCACCATGGTTGGCCTCGGCTGCGAAACTTCTCGAAGAAAACGCTAAGGTGCAGACCACCGTGTTGGATGTCCGCACTGATCCGTGGACGATCAGTGCACATTCACAGGATGCCCAGCAAGCTCAGTAA